The Arachis duranensis cultivar V14167 chromosome 2, aradu.V14167.gnm2.J7QH, whole genome shotgun sequence genome has a window encoding:
- the LOC107474024 gene encoding uncharacterized protein LOC107474024, which produces MPLYAKFLKELMTKKTSWKNNETVILTKECSAIIQHKLPQKLKDPGSFQIPCIIGEITVEKALCDLGASINLMSVAMMRKIKIEEAKPTKMALQLADRSFKFPHGIVEDLLVKVGDFIFPADFVVLDMQEEAKTSIILGRPFLATAGAIIDVQKGDLTLRLQ; this is translated from the coding sequence atgccactctatgccaagttcctGAAGGAGCTGATGACTAAGAAGACAAGCTGGAAGAACAATGAGACTGTGATACTAACCAAAGAATGTAGTGCTATCATCCAGCACAAACTACCCCAGAAGTTgaaggatcctgggagctttcaGATCCCTTGTATTATAGGAGAAATCACAGTAGAGAAGGCCCTTTGTGACTTAGGAGCCAGCATCAATTTGATGTCAGTAGCAATGATGAGGAAGATAAAGATCGAGGaggctaaaccaacaaaaatggcCTTACAACTGGCAGACCGATCGTTCAAGTTCCCTCACGGCAtagtagaggatttgttggtgaAAGTAGGAGACTTCATATTCCCGGCAGATTTTGTAGTGTTGGACATGCAAGAGGAAGCCAAGACCTCCATTATTCTGGGAAGGCCGTTCTTGGCTACTGCTGGAGctatcattgatgtccaaaaaggtgaTCTTACCTTGAGATTACAATGA